One window of Camelina sativa cultivar DH55 chromosome 4, Cs, whole genome shotgun sequence genomic DNA carries:
- the LOC104779903 gene encoding acyltransferase-like protein At3g26840, chloroplastic, giving the protein MAITVLRSTLCLCSVSSSSNPRQQWTSAPKHRLTSVKSVTSTNPPPSRGVQRRRKNNDENGATVEKVVENPYAKVEAARPDLRKSLSDFLEEARGFVGDGGGPPRWFSPLECAAQAQGSPLLLFVPGIDGTGLGLIRHHKKLGEIFDIWCLHIPVSDRTPAKDLVKLIEKTVKSEHHRFPNRPIYLVGEYIGACLALDVAARNPDIDLSLILVNPATHVNNFISQPLSGMLNVLPDGIPTLLEDIFSVKQGHQLTGMLDALSNNFFGQQMGGVGGGMLRDILAVSTNLPTLGRMFSKDTLLWKLEMLKSAIASVNSHIYPVRAETLILLSGRDQWLLNKEDIDRYSRTLLKCIVRKLDDNGQFPLLEDGVDLATIIKCTSFYRRGKSHDHITDYIMPTTYELKQQVDDHRLLVDSTSPVMLSTLEDGTLVRSLEGLPSEGPVLYVGYHMLLGFDLSPMVNQIMKERNIHLRGLAHPMFFKNPQDSLVDMKMFDKYKMMGGVPVSNFSIYKLLRENAHVLLYPGGVREALHRKGEAYKLFWPERSEFVRVASKFGAKIVPFGVVGVDDICEIVLDSNDQRKIPILKDLMDMATNIAGNIREGDESELGNQDIYLPGIIPKIPGPFYFYFGKPIETAGKEKELKDKEKAHELYLQVKSEVEQCVAYLKMKRESDPYRHLLPRMLYQATHGWASEIPTFHL; this is encoded by the exons ATGGCAATCACGGTACTTCGCTCGACCTTGTGTCTCTGTTCCgtctcatcttcatcaaaccCACGACAACAATGGACCTCAGCCCCGAAGCATCGACTCACTTCGGTCAAATCAGTAACATCCACGAATCCTCCTCCATCTAGGGGTGTTCAACGAAGGCGGAAGAATAATGATGAAAACGGAGCCACGGTGGAAAAGGTGGTGGAGAATCCGTATGCCAAAGTGGAGGCGGCCCGTCCTGATTTGAGGAAGAGCTTGTCCGACTTTTTGGAGGAAGCGAGAGGTTTCGTGGGAGATGGAGGAGGTCCACCTCGTTGGTTTTCTCCTTTGGAGTGTGCCGCTCAAGCTCAAGGCTCTCCTCTCCTCCTCTTTGTACCAG GGATCGATGGGACTGGACTAGGGCTCATTCGCCATCACAAGAAACTCGGGGA GATTTTTGATATATGGTGCCTACACATTCCAGTCAGCGATCGTACTCCTGCTAAAG acttggtgaagctTATTGAGAAGACTGTTAAGTCGGAGCACCATCGCTTCCCAAACAGACCTATATACTTAGTTGGAGAATATATTGGAGCCTGTCTTGCTTTAGATGTTGCAGCCAGGAATCCCGATATTGATCTTTCTCTGATTTTGGTTAATCCAG CCACACATGTTAACAACTTCATTTCGCAACCTCTATCGGGAATGCTGAATGTTTTACCAGATGGTATTCCAACACTATTGGAAGATATCTTCAGTGTTAAGCAAG GCCATCAGCTGACTGGAATGTTAGACGCAttgtcaaataatttttttggccAGCAAATGGGCGGAGTGGGTGGAGGGATGCTAAGAGATATCCTTGCTGTTTCAACTAATCTTCCT ACTCTTGGTAGGATGTTCTCTAAGGACACACTGCTATGGAAGCTGGAAATGCTTAAGTCTGCTATTGCTTCTGTGAATTCTCACATATACCCAGTCAGAGCGGAGACACTCATACTTCTGAG TGGACGCGATCAGTGGCTACTGAACAAGGAAGACATTGACAGATACTCGCGTACATTGCTAAAATGTATTGTGCGTAAGCTTGATGACAATGGACAGTTTCCCCTTTTG GAGGACGGCGTAGATCTGGCTACTATAATCAAGTGTACTTCTTTTTATCGCCGTGGGAAGTCTCATGATCACATTACGGATTACATTATGCCTACCACATATGAGTTAAAACAACAAGTAGACGATCACCG ATTGCTAGTGGATAGTACTTCCCCAGTAATGCTGTCAACTCTAGAAGACGGAACACTTGTAAGAAGCCTCGAAGGATTACCTTCAGAGGGACCTGTTCTGTACGTTGGCTATCACATGCTATTGGGATTTGACTTGAGTCCAATGGTAAATCAAAtcatgaaagagagaaacattCACCTGCGGGGTTTGGCACATCCCATGTTTTTCAAGAATCCCCAAGACTCGTTAGTCGACATGAAGATGTTTGACAAATACAAGATGATGGGTGGAGTTCCAGTCTCTAATTTCAGTATTTACAAACTACTGCGTGAAAATGCTCATGTGCTTTTGTATCCTGGAGGTGTCCGTGAAGCCTTGCATAGAAAG GGTGAAGCATACAAGCTGTTTTGGCCAGAACGTTCCGAGTTTGTGAGAGTTGCATCTAAGTTTGGAGCGAAAATAGTTCCTTTTGGTGTTGTTGGAGTAGATGACATCTGCGAA ATTGTCCTGGATTCCAATGATCAAAGGAAAATCCCAATATTGAAGGATTTAATGGACATGGCAACAAATATCGCTGGCAACATAAG GGAAGGTGACGAGAGCGAATTGGGGAACCAAGATATCTATTTACCAGGAATTATACCTAAGATTCCAGGGCCGTTCTACTTTTACTTCGGCAAACCAATAGAAACAGCAG GTAAGGAAAAAGAGCTGAAAGACAAAGAGAAGGCGCACGAGCTTTACTTGCAAGTCAAGTCTGAGGTCGAACAATGCGttgcatatttaaaaatgaaaagagagagtGATCCTTACAGACACTTGTTGCCAAGGATGTTGTATCAAGCAACACATGGTTGGGCTTCTGAAATTCCTACGTTTCatctctaa